In Zingiber officinale cultivar Zhangliang chromosome 6A, Zo_v1.1, whole genome shotgun sequence, a single genomic region encodes these proteins:
- the LOC121997245 gene encoding protein unc-13 homolog: MGSRLRRQSTISGGFSPPSGEAEEEDGGVIQWPFGRLDTLGQDEIKETAYELFFACSRSSSVASGLRGAAARHSIDGAEAAAKAGSSASTSSAMSRVKEVLGLKARPAASIRTTLATSAATLPLPGKAKQRSMTSAEIMRMQMGFEEQTDFRLRKILMRFLVGQVSKQVESIILPLEFLRHLKPTEFSDIHEYHRWQRRQLKVLEAGLLLHPSLPSDRLYSAGLRFREILTTSEFRPIDTSKHSEVMRSLCNCIMALAWCHQSVAAVEECHWADGFPLNVHLYLCLLRSIFDIKEETVVLEEVDELLELIKRTWTTLGINKMIHEVCFTWIFFEQYIMTGLVEPDLMHATLAMLDEVAIDAMKPDKEPSYTRVLIPTMTSLKVWAEKQLLDYHECFEKDSVTTMESVLCLALSTAKIMIEISSYGSPGMIFKDFRNFSTKIHVDQYIRSSLKSAFTKLHENGNGKIDSMVVEVDEDPNDTLINLMEEIEKLASVEKENYSPLLKRWHPVPAAVAAVTLHRCFGAVLNQHMYKFSCLSNESVKVLQTAANLERLLIQMAMEDSAGSEDGGKEILSEIASYGVDTILFNLLKHWVDDRLRIGRECVNRARDSESWNPMSKSEPYAESGIDLLKLAKVTVDEFFEIEGAAKTELAQDLAVGLDTLFKDYSMFAASCGSKESYVLAHPPLTRCNQDSRVAQFWKKAAAPCNAGVVAIDPSSFPIPRAAHTSGDAHRHTASRTTQRLYVRLNTLHHILALLQSFEKSFAATSYSPPFSHFDGARSSINTVILHVVEVAAYRLIFLDSAHFFYDSLYLGSVVGARIDAALRAMTHNMAHLATVLSERALATIQPVVMRATLEAFLMVLLAGGPGRAFARGDYDMVAKDLACLKRMFSPACGEEVVSEAAAMADGVVALMAMPTEKLVEEFSIAACEARGLGRSLERVPMPAATGKWHRADPYTMLRVLCHRNDDVANRFLKRTFQLPKRR, encoded by the exons ATGGGCAGCCGCCTCCGCCGCCAATCAACTATCTCCGGTGGCTTCTCCCCCCCTTCCGGCGAGGCGGAAGAGGAGGACGGCGGCGTGATCCAATGGCCCTTCGGCCGGCTCGACACCCTCGGCCAGGACGAGATCAAGGAGACCGCCTACGAGCTCTTCTTCGCCTGCAGCCGCTCCTCCTCCGTGGCCTCCGGATTGCGCGGAGCGGCTGCTCGTCATTCCATCGACGGGGCAGAAGCGGCGGCGAAGGCGGGTAGCTCGGCCTCGACATCATCGGCAATGAGTCGGGTGAAGGAAGTGCTGGGCCTGAAGGCTAGGCCGGCGGCATCGATCAGGACTACCCTTGCCACATCAGCAGCGACGTTGCCTCTGCCGGGGAAGGCGAAGCAGAGGTCGATGACGTCGGCGGAGATAATGCGGATGCAAATGGGGTTCGAGGAGCAAACCGATTTCCGCCTCAGGAAGATCCTCATGCGCTTTCTCGTTGGCCAG GTATCCAAGCAAGTGGAGAGCATCATCCTCCCTCTAGAGTTCCTTCGCCATCTGAAGCCAACTGAATTTAGTGATATTCATGAATACCATCGGTGGCAACGTCGTCAGCTTAAAGTATTGGAAGCAGGACTGCTCTTACACCCGTCGCTCCCTTCTGACCGTCTATACTCTGCAGGGCTTCGTTTCAGAGAGATCCTTACTACAAGTGAGTTTAGACCTATTGACACTAGCAAGCATTCAGAGGTTATGCGCTCCTTGTGCAATTGTATCATGGCCTTAGCATGGTGCCATCAGAGTGTTGCCGCAGTGGAAGAGTGCCATTGGGCTGATGGGTTCCCCCTCAATGTACATCTCTACTTGTGTTTGCTTCGGTCCATATTTGATATCAAGGAAGAGACTGTCGTACTAGAAGAGGTTGATGAGCTGCTCGAACTGATCAAGAGGACATGGACCACCTTGGGAATCAATAAGATGATCCATGAGGTGTGCTTCACTTGGATTTTCTTTGAGCAATACATAATGACTGGGTTAGTGGAACCTGACTTGATGCATGCAACATTGGCAATGTTGGATGAGGTGGCCATCGATGCCATGAAACCTGACAAGGAGCCTAGCTACACCAGGGTCTTGATCCCAACCATGACCTCTCTGAAGGTGTGGGCGGAAAAGCAGCTCTTGGACTACCATGAGTGCTTTGAGAAAGATTCAGTTACAACAATGGAGAGTGTGCTCTGTTTAGCACTCTCAACTGCAAAGATAATGATTGAGATATCAAGCTATGGAAGTCCAGGAATGATATTTAaggattttaggaatttttcaacCAAAATCCATGTTGATCAATACATAAGAAGTTCATTGAAGAGTGCTTTTACCAAG TTACATGAAAATGGTAATGGAAAGATTGACAGCATGGTGGTAGAAGTAGATGAGGATCCCAATGATACCCTGATAAATCTGATGGAAGAAATCGAGAAATTAGCCTCGGTGGAGAAGGAGAACTACAGTCCATTGCTAAAGAGGTGGCATCCTGTTCCAGCAGCAGTTGCTGCAGTGACCCTCCACAGATGTTTTGGTGCTGTTCTGAACCAGCACATGTACAAATTCTCATGCCTAAGCAATGAATCAGTGAAAGTTCTACAGACTGCAGCAAATCTGGAGAGACTGTTGATTCAAATGGCAATGGAGGATTCAGCCGGATCCGAAGATGGTGGGAAGGAAATCTTAAGTGAAATCGCCTCATATGGAGTGGATACCATCCTTTTCAACCTTCTAAAGCACTGGGTGGATGATAGACTCAGGATAGGAAGAGAATGTGTCAACAGAGCAAGGGATAGTGAG AGTTGGAATCCTATGTCCAAATCGGAGCCTTATGCAGAATCTGGGATAGATCTACTGAAGCTAGCCAAAGTGACAGTGGATGAGTTTTTTGAGATCGAAGGAGCGGCAAAAACCGAATTAGCACAGGACCTTGCAGTTGGATTAGATACTCTCTTCAAGGACTACAGTATGTTTGCTGCATCATGCG GTTCGAAGGAGAGCTACGTACTTGCGCATCCTCCATTGACAAGGTGCAACCAAGATTCGAGAGTTGCTCAGTTCTGGAAGAAGGCGGCCGCTCCTTGCAACGCCGGCGTCGTTGCCATCGACCCCAGCAGCTTCCCCATCCCCCGCGCGGCGCACACCTCTGGCGACGCCCACCGCCACACGGCCAGCCGCACCACCCAGCGCCTCTACGTCCGCCTCAATACCCTCCACCACATCCTCGCCCTCCTCCAATCCTTCGAGAAGTCTTTCGCCGCCACCTCCTACTCTCCCCCCTTCAGCCACTTCGATGGCGCCCGCTCCTCCATCAACACTGTCATCCTCCACGTGGTCGAGGTCGCTGCCTACCGCCTTATCTTCCTCGACTCCGCCCACTTCTTCTACGACTCTCTCTATCTGGGGAGCGTGGTTGGCGCTCGGATCGACGCGGCCCTGCGCGCGATGACCCACAACATGGCACATCTCGCCACGGTGCTCTCCGAGAGGGCGCTGGCGACGATCCAACCGGTGGTGATGCGGGCGACGCTGGAGGCGTTCCTGATGGTCCTGCTAGCGGGGGGCCCCGGGCGGGCCTTCGCGCGGGGGGACTACGACATGGTGGCCAAGGACCTAGCGTGCCTGAAGCGGATGTTTTCCCCAGCGTGCGGGGAGGAGGTTGTGTCTGAGGCAGCGGCGATGGCCGACGGGGTGGTGGCGCTGATGGCGATGCCGACGGAGAAGCTAGTGGAGGAGTTCAGCATCGCGGCCTGCGAAGCCAGAGGGCTGGGGCGCTCGCTGGAGAGAGTGCCGATGCCGGCGGCGACCGGCAAGTGGCACCGTGCCGACCCCTACACCATGCTTCGCGTGCTCTGTCACAGGAACGACGACGTAGCCAATCGGTTCTTGAAGCGCACCTTCCAGCTGCCCAAGCGGAGGTGA